Proteins encoded in a region of the Halarcobacter mediterraneus genome:
- the rpsR gene encoding 30S ribosomal protein S18 — translation MAEKRKYGKKYCKYTEMKIDFIDYKNTDLLKISMSERGKIMPRRLTGNSKNSQEMVEKAIKRARHMALVPYIVNTQDVTDAAYAK, via the coding sequence ATGGCTGAAAAAAGAAAATACGGAAAAAAATATTGTAAATATACTGAAATGAAAATTGATTTCATTGATTATAAAAATACAGACTTATTAAAAATTTCAATGAGTGAAAGAGGAAAAATTATGCCAAGAAGACTTACTGGTAACTCTAAGAACTCTCAAGAAATGGTTGAGAAAGCAATTAAAAGAGCTAGACATATGGCTTTAGTTCCTTATATTGTAAATACTCAAGATGTAACTGACGCAGCATACGCAAAATAA
- a CDS encoding Fe(3+) ABC transporter substrate-binding protein — MLKKLFLASLVLMSTLYANNEVNVYSHRHYDTDKQLFKMFEDKTGIKVNVVKADANALIKRLESEGKNSPADVLITVDAGRLYQAKEKDLLQSIDSKYLIENIPTKLRDEENKWFALTKRVRAFIVPKDSKLEEKLITYEQLANPEFKGMVMVRSSSHVYNQSLLAAVIAHHGEEYALKWAKGVVANMARRPKGNDRYQVKAVANGLGKIAIANTYYVGKMVGNKDLSESEAVEKVKIIFPKFENGGTHINVSGAGVAKYAPNKENAIKFIEFLASPEAQDLFANSNFEYPVTKGVKKNDVVSSWGTFSDDSISINTLGKNNAKAVKIFDKAGWR; from the coding sequence ATGTTAAAAAAATTGTTTTTAGCTAGTTTAGTTTTAATGAGTACACTATATGCAAATAATGAGGTAAATGTATATTCTCATAGACATTATGATACAGATAAACAACTTTTTAAAATGTTTGAAGATAAAACGGGAATTAAAGTAAATGTTGTAAAAGCTGATGCAAACGCTTTAATAAAAAGGTTAGAAAGTGAAGGTAAAAATTCACCTGCTGATGTATTAATAACAGTTGATGCTGGAAGACTATATCAAGCAAAAGAAAAAGATTTATTGCAATCAATTGATTCAAAATATTTAATTGAAAATATTCCTACAAAATTAAGAGATGAAGAAAATAAATGGTTTGCTCTTACAAAAAGAGTTAGGGCTTTTATAGTACCAAAAGATAGTAAATTAGAAGAAAAACTAATTACTTACGAACAGTTAGCTAATCCAGAATTTAAAGGAATGGTTATGGTAAGATCATCAAGTCATGTTTATAATCAATCTTTACTTGCAGCAGTAATTGCTCATCATGGAGAAGAATATGCTCTTAAATGGGCAAAGGGTGTTGTTGCAAATATGGCAAGAAGACCAAAAGGTAATGATAGGTATCAAGTAAAAGCTGTAGCAAATGGACTGGGAAAAATTGCAATTGCAAATACATATTATGTTGGTAAAATGGTAGGTAATAAAGATTTATCAGAGTCAGAAGCTGTTGAGAAAGTGAAAATCATTTTCCCTAAATTTGAGAATGGTGGCACACATATTAATGTGAGTGGTGCTGGAGTTGCAAAATATGCTCCAAACAAAGAAAATGCGATTAAATTTATAGAGTTTTTAGCTAGTCCTGAAGCACAAGATTTATTTGCAAACAGTAATTTTGAATATCCAGTTACAAAAGGTGTTAAGAAAAATGATGTTGTTTCTTCTTGGGGAACATTTAGTGATGACTCAATTTCAATTAATACTTTAGGAAAAAATAATGCAAAAGCTGTAAAAATCTTTGACAAAGCTGGTTGGAGATAG
- a CDS encoding ABC transporter permease, giving the protein MKYLNKLTVSSVFLTLLISVPAIILISNIFSSSDNWQHLVDTVLFEYVFNSLYIMFGVAVITSILGFSTAYITSLYSFTGSAFFHYALILPFAIPTYIMSYIYGGMFDITGTVTRFILDLLGKNLSEVYFFDIMSIDGAIIVMSLVLYPYVYLICKTYLRAESSSIIDASKTMGLSDFQIFYKVILPISRPAIVAGVILAVMEAVADFGVMDYYGVSTFVTGIFRTWLGMGSVEDASKLASMLMLFIFMLIFLERFQRRNKRYKSSGKDFKPIAKRKLKGYKNVLAFLICFFPFFFGFLLPFSQMTIWFFRSYKDVIDEDFLTILYQTLSLGIFSAVLITVLAFIITYNVRLHKNKLADNLIQVSKLGYSIPGAVVAVGILSFFSSIDSLLDILISGTILGIIFGYIVRFIAISINNFESGFSKIPNSYDDACKTMGVSSFHTFYKIILPLIKNSALAGSIVIFIEVIKELPLTMILRPFNFDTLSVLSHELVTQAQVIESSVPAMFIVGLGIVSVLILAKKMIKD; this is encoded by the coding sequence TTGAAGTATTTAAATAAATTAACAGTAAGTAGTGTTTTTTTAACACTACTTATTTCTGTTCCTGCAATAATATTAATCTCAAATATATTTTCAAGTAGTGATAATTGGCAACATTTAGTTGACACTGTATTATTTGAATATGTGTTTAATTCTTTATATATTATGTTTGGAGTTGCAGTTATAACATCTATTCTAGGTTTTTCTACAGCTTATATAACTTCATTATATAGTTTTACTGGTTCTGCATTTTTTCATTATGCTTTGATTCTTCCTTTTGCAATACCTACTTATATTATGTCTTATATTTATGGTGGAATGTTTGATATAACAGGAACTGTTACTAGATTTATTTTAGATTTATTAGGAAAAAATTTAAGTGAAGTATACTTTTTTGATATTATGTCAATAGATGGTGCGATTATTGTAATGTCTTTAGTTTTATATCCATATGTTTATTTAATTTGTAAAACATATTTAAGAGCAGAATCTTCATCTATAATTGATGCTTCAAAAACTATGGGTTTAAGTGATTTTCAGATTTTTTATAAAGTAATTCTTCCTATTTCAAGACCTGCAATTGTTGCAGGAGTTATTTTAGCCGTGATGGAAGCTGTTGCAGACTTTGGTGTGATGGATTATTATGGTGTTTCTACTTTTGTAACTGGTATTTTTAGAACTTGGCTTGGTATGGGAAGTGTTGAAGATGCTTCTAAATTAGCTTCAATGCTAATGCTATTTATTTTTATGTTGATTTTTTTAGAACGTTTCCAAAGAAGAAATAAGAGATATAAAAGTAGTGGAAAAGATTTTAAACCAATTGCTAAAAGAAAATTAAAAGGTTATAAAAATGTGTTAGCTTTTTTAATTTGCTTTTTTCCTTTCTTTTTTGGATTTTTATTACCCTTTTCTCAAATGACAATTTGGTTTTTTAGGTCATATAAAGATGTTATAGATGAAGATTTTTTAACAATTCTTTATCAAACTTTATCTTTAGGAATTTTTAGTGCAGTTCTTATAACAGTTCTTGCTTTTATTATTACTTATAATGTAAGACTTCATAAAAATAAATTAGCAGATAATTTGATTCAAGTATCAAAGTTAGGATATTCTATTCCAGGGGCAGTTGTTGCAGTTGGAATTCTTAGCTTTTTTTCTTCAATTGACAGTCTTCTTGATATTTTAATAAGTGGTACAATTTTAGGAATTATTTTTGGTTACATTGTGAGATTTATAGCAATTTCAATAAATAATTTTGAATCAGGCTTTTCTAAAATACCAAATAGTTACGATGATGCTTGTAAAACTATGGGAGTAAGTTCTTTTCATACTTTTTACAAAATAATTTTACCTTTAATTAAAAACTCTGCATTGGCAGGATCTATTGTAATTTTTATTGAAGTTATAAAAGAGTTACCTCTTACAATGATTTTAAGACCATTTAATTTTGATACTCTTTCTGTTTTATCCCATGAGCTTGTAACACAAGCCCAAGTTATAGAATCAAGCGTTCCTGCAATGTTTATAGTTGGACTAGGAATAGTATCTGTTTTAATTTTAGCAAAAAAAATGATTAAGGATTAA